The proteins below are encoded in one region of Chrysemys picta bellii isolate R12L10 chromosome 4, ASM1138683v2, whole genome shotgun sequence:
- the GATD1 gene encoding glutamine amidotransferase-like class 1 domain-containing protein 1 isoform X3, with protein sequence MRRQPPPPGPASAMSERPGKPACLIIASAASGGVSAQSFLHSFTLASAAFNLQVATPGGKLIDFVDVNESNMRWIQDFRMKSYANPAKLESIDGARYHALLIPNCPGALTDLANNGYLARILQHFSNENKPICAVGHGVAALCCATNEDKSWVFQGYSLTGPSVYELIRQPSFASLSIIVEDFVKDSGATFSASKPDAVHVVLDRHLVTGQNENSTVIAVQNLILLCNGSRK encoded by the exons ATGAGGAggcagccgccgccgccgggcCCCGCCAGCGCCATGTCGGAGCGGCCCGGCAAACCCGCCTGCCTCATCATCGCCAGCGCGGCCTCCGGGG GTGTGTCTGCCCAATCCTTTCTTCATTCTTTTACACTGGCTAGCGCTGCTTTTAATCTACAAGTTGCCACTCCAGGG GGGAAGCTAATTGACTTTGTTGATGTGAATGAGAGCAACATGCGTTGGATACAGGACTTCCGAATGAAATCTTATGCAAATCCTGCCAAGTTGGAGTCAATTGATG GTGCTAGATACCATGCCCTGTTGATTCCTAACTGTCCTGGGGCTTTGACTGACCTTGCAAACAATGGATACCTAGCTAGGATATTGCAGCACTTCAGCAATGAGAACA AGCCTATTTGTGCTGTGGGACATGGAGTTGCTGCTTTATGCTGTGCCACAAATGAGGATAAATCATGGGTATTTCAGGGATACAGCCTGACAGGG CCCTCTGTGTATGAGCTGATAAGGCAGCCCAGTTTTGCCAGTTTGTCCATTATTGTGGAGGACTTTGTGAAAGATTCTGGAGCTACCTTTAGCG CCAGCAAGCCAGATGCCGTACACGTAGTTCTGGACAGGCACCTTGTTACAGGACAGAATGAGAATTCCACTGTTATAGCAGTCCAGAACCTTATTCTTCTCTGCAATGGCAG CAGGAAATGA
- the GATD1 gene encoding glutamine amidotransferase-like class 1 domain-containing protein 1 isoform X1, with protein sequence MRRQPPPPGPASAMSERPGKPACLIIASAASGGVSAQSFLHSFTLASAAFNLQVATPGAGIQISDITLERLVIGKLIDFVDVNESNMRWIQDFRMKSYANPAKLESIDGARYHALLIPNCPGALTDLANNGYLARILQHFSNENKPICAVGHGVAALCCATNEDKSWVFQGYSLTGPSVYELIRQPSFASLSIIVEDFVKDSGATFSASKPDAVHVVLDRHLVTGQNENSTVIAVQNLILLCNGSRK encoded by the exons ATGAGGAggcagccgccgccgccgggcCCCGCCAGCGCCATGTCGGAGCGGCCCGGCAAACCCGCCTGCCTCATCATCGCCAGCGCGGCCTCCGGGG GTGTGTCTGCCCAATCCTTTCTTCATTCTTTTACACTGGCTAGCGCTGCTTTTAATCTACAAGTTGCCACTCCAGGG GCTGGAATTCAAATTTCTGACATCACTCTTGAGAGATTAGTAATA GGGAAGCTAATTGACTTTGTTGATGTGAATGAGAGCAACATGCGTTGGATACAGGACTTCCGAATGAAATCTTATGCAAATCCTGCCAAGTTGGAGTCAATTGATG GTGCTAGATACCATGCCCTGTTGATTCCTAACTGTCCTGGGGCTTTGACTGACCTTGCAAACAATGGATACCTAGCTAGGATATTGCAGCACTTCAGCAATGAGAACA AGCCTATTTGTGCTGTGGGACATGGAGTTGCTGCTTTATGCTGTGCCACAAATGAGGATAAATCATGGGTATTTCAGGGATACAGCCTGACAGGG CCCTCTGTGTATGAGCTGATAAGGCAGCCCAGTTTTGCCAGTTTGTCCATTATTGTGGAGGACTTTGTGAAAGATTCTGGAGCTACCTTTAGCG CCAGCAAGCCAGATGCCGTACACGTAGTTCTGGACAGGCACCTTGTTACAGGACAGAATGAGAATTCCACTGTTATAGCAGTCCAGAACCTTATTCTTCTCTGCAATGGCAG CAGGAAATGA
- the GATD1 gene encoding glutamine amidotransferase-like class 1 domain-containing protein 1 isoform X4: protein MRRQPPPPGPASAMSERPGKPACLIIASAASGGVSAQSFLHSFTLASAAFNLQVATPGGKLIDFVDVNESNMRWIQDFRMKSYANPAKLESIDGARYHALLIPNCPGALTDLANNGYLARILQHFSNENKPICAVGHGVAALCCATNEDKSWVFQGYSLTGPSVYELIRQPSFASLSIIVEDFVKDSGATFSASKPDAVHVVLDRHLVTGQNENSTVIAVQNLILLCNGRK from the exons ATGAGGAggcagccgccgccgccgggcCCCGCCAGCGCCATGTCGGAGCGGCCCGGCAAACCCGCCTGCCTCATCATCGCCAGCGCGGCCTCCGGGG GTGTGTCTGCCCAATCCTTTCTTCATTCTTTTACACTGGCTAGCGCTGCTTTTAATCTACAAGTTGCCACTCCAGGG GGGAAGCTAATTGACTTTGTTGATGTGAATGAGAGCAACATGCGTTGGATACAGGACTTCCGAATGAAATCTTATGCAAATCCTGCCAAGTTGGAGTCAATTGATG GTGCTAGATACCATGCCCTGTTGATTCCTAACTGTCCTGGGGCTTTGACTGACCTTGCAAACAATGGATACCTAGCTAGGATATTGCAGCACTTCAGCAATGAGAACA AGCCTATTTGTGCTGTGGGACATGGAGTTGCTGCTTTATGCTGTGCCACAAATGAGGATAAATCATGGGTATTTCAGGGATACAGCCTGACAGGG CCCTCTGTGTATGAGCTGATAAGGCAGCCCAGTTTTGCCAGTTTGTCCATTATTGTGGAGGACTTTGTGAAAGATTCTGGAGCTACCTTTAGCG CCAGCAAGCCAGATGCCGTACACGTAGTTCTGGACAGGCACCTTGTTACAGGACAGAATGAGAATTCCACTGTTATAGCAGTCCAGAACCTTATTCTTCTCTGCAATGGCAG GAAATGA
- the GATD1 gene encoding glutamine amidotransferase-like class 1 domain-containing protein 1 isoform X2, protein MRRQPPPPGPASAMSERPGKPACLIIASAASGGVSAQSFLHSFTLASAAFNLQVATPGAGIQISDITLERLVIGKLIDFVDVNESNMRWIQDFRMKSYANPAKLESIDGARYHALLIPNCPGALTDLANNGYLARILQHFSNENKPICAVGHGVAALCCATNEDKSWVFQGYSLTGPSVYELIRQPSFASLSIIVEDFVKDSGATFSASKPDAVHVVLDRHLVTGQNENSTVIAVQNLILLCNGRK, encoded by the exons ATGAGGAggcagccgccgccgccgggcCCCGCCAGCGCCATGTCGGAGCGGCCCGGCAAACCCGCCTGCCTCATCATCGCCAGCGCGGCCTCCGGGG GTGTGTCTGCCCAATCCTTTCTTCATTCTTTTACACTGGCTAGCGCTGCTTTTAATCTACAAGTTGCCACTCCAGGG GCTGGAATTCAAATTTCTGACATCACTCTTGAGAGATTAGTAATA GGGAAGCTAATTGACTTTGTTGATGTGAATGAGAGCAACATGCGTTGGATACAGGACTTCCGAATGAAATCTTATGCAAATCCTGCCAAGTTGGAGTCAATTGATG GTGCTAGATACCATGCCCTGTTGATTCCTAACTGTCCTGGGGCTTTGACTGACCTTGCAAACAATGGATACCTAGCTAGGATATTGCAGCACTTCAGCAATGAGAACA AGCCTATTTGTGCTGTGGGACATGGAGTTGCTGCTTTATGCTGTGCCACAAATGAGGATAAATCATGGGTATTTCAGGGATACAGCCTGACAGGG CCCTCTGTGTATGAGCTGATAAGGCAGCCCAGTTTTGCCAGTTTGTCCATTATTGTGGAGGACTTTGTGAAAGATTCTGGAGCTACCTTTAGCG CCAGCAAGCCAGATGCCGTACACGTAGTTCTGGACAGGCACCTTGTTACAGGACAGAATGAGAATTCCACTGTTATAGCAGTCCAGAACCTTATTCTTCTCTGCAATGGCAG GAAATGA